One segment of Pseudobythopirellula maris DNA contains the following:
- a CDS encoding WD40 repeat domain-containing serine/threonine protein kinase → MPVCPFCQTELDDRAAACPACGRTPPDDASSDAGRTVEFSGESTVDFDAPIIPDEATEGSPEKQKNATVTGADATVEFDELRLDGADEGATVELPPGRQTHSGAGDATVDYATLDGVGPAGDGEASLDFETLESDDELGLRMTGEWAAAAEASEGKTGATLRAALGRTVGGQRSTLPIKSRSLQSTSDVKPRSLTGAVEGIEAPDYELLDMLGQGGMGVVYSARQSSIARTVAVKMLKPGGKGSKSGSGDAEAAAARDKFISEAVVTGELEHPNIVPIYDLGANAKGALFYSMKRVKGTPWDEVLTKKTLAENVGILMRVADAVAFAHAGGVVHRDLKPENVMLGDYGEVLVMDWGLARVNESFRSAGSVVQSDSLGGTPAYMAPEMARGPVETIDARSDIYLLGAMLFEVVTGDPPHTGKDVMQCLMAAARNEIVETDKRGELIEIALRAMATKPSDRYPTVKAFQAAVERYQAHSESLALTTNAQRNLELAAERADYEIFARALFGFEEAIALWEGNTRAATLANDARLAYARCAFGNEDYDLAASLLTTDGEPTDEAASLLAEVNRAKAERAARQRRLRNAKLLALGLVLLLIGGGTYSYLEISKQKNEAVAQRERAEENAELAQKNEAEAVAQKNEADRQRGIADDNAERARLNAEQAERNAEEANRQRLVAEQEEAKAVAAEESERYEAYVARIGLAAAKIDENAFDYAADLLKDCPAELRHWEWGRLRYLCDLDERTFTLPAPADAVAYSPDGLRVASGDWSGQAAVRDAATGKVLLAFRQGQYVHAVAFSPDGRWLATGSSDGKARVVDAATGDIVRTLTGHDEAVLTVAFSPDGLRLATGGYDNTARVWDLATGRQTAKLEGHNWWVWDAEFSPDGQFLVTASQDGKAIVWRRSGADSGPFDERAAEFDGHSGPVYAAAFSPTGDRVATAGYDGAVCVWDPERVRPVDIDRRLDGLPDPPHDYLRIEGHDKAVRAVAFSPDGRHVASGSHDNTVKLWDARTGAPIKTLRGHGGRVRGVAYSPDGSHVASAGHDARIRVWDVAAYAESRVMRGKVLDGHADAVLAARFSADGSQVLTASRDRTAVLWDADSAEPLRGFSEGHEFLASSAVMFDGGRMLATGAGDNTVRLWSVATGAETQALTGTGRSGALAVSADGRTIATGGPNRGVRLWNTGGELQESLAGHEADVTAVAFSGADLLATGDERGRILLWRQASEGGWRQERELVGHSRAVTALRFTPGGERLVSSSGDLTCAQWDPSTGRELLSLVLKHPDWVSALDLSADGRLALTACDDGVARLWRLDDGRLLAEQPLKLPSGEAAVFSAVDLAANGRRALLTSAAAAAVYEWRLAPGAERAFEQLIDFDQGAGYVWAARYAGQNEEDRGDGGARRVITVGGNDARLWRLDPLQITMRFSAHGAVASADLSPDGRRVATGSWDQSVKLWDAATGSALLKLNDAHQGGINGVRFSPDGSELLTCGDDGVARRWDASTGKRNGPELRVHRGRVLDAIYFPTGDRVLTVSADGAAAISSTATGESQFTLEGHAWAVLCGAVSRDGHWVVTGSEDNTARVWDATTGETRAELLGHTAGVSSVAISPDGRRVLTGGRDNAVKLWDAATGKEILSLAGHTQEVTAVGFAPDGLTALTASRDGAAILWPADSWGSGQAGAGAQASRGPSAR, encoded by the coding sequence ATGCCCGTTTGCCCGTTCTGCCAAACCGAACTCGACGACCGCGCAGCCGCCTGCCCGGCGTGTGGCCGCACGCCGCCCGATGACGCATCGTCCGATGCCGGCCGGACGGTCGAGTTTTCGGGTGAATCGACCGTCGACTTCGACGCCCCGATCATCCCGGACGAAGCGACCGAGGGGAGCCCCGAGAAGCAGAAGAACGCCACGGTGACCGGCGCGGACGCGACGGTCGAGTTCGACGAGCTGCGGCTCGACGGCGCCGACGAGGGGGCGACCGTCGAGCTCCCGCCCGGCCGACAGACGCACAGCGGCGCCGGCGATGCGACGGTTGATTACGCCACCCTGGACGGCGTTGGCCCTGCGGGCGACGGGGAGGCGTCGCTCGATTTCGAGACACTCGAGTCCGACGACGAGCTCGGCCTGCGGATGACCGGCGAGTGGGCCGCCGCCGCCGAGGCGAGCGAGGGCAAGACCGGCGCCACGCTCCGCGCCGCCCTTGGCAGGACGGTCGGTGGCCAGCGGTCGACCTTGCCGATCAAGTCGCGTTCGCTGCAATCGACCAGCGATGTGAAGCCGCGGTCGCTCACCGGCGCTGTGGAGGGGATCGAGGCGCCCGACTACGAGCTGCTCGACATGCTGGGGCAGGGGGGCATGGGCGTGGTCTACTCGGCCCGCCAGTCGTCGATCGCCCGCACCGTGGCGGTGAAGATGCTCAAGCCGGGGGGCAAGGGGAGCAAGAGCGGCAGCGGCGACGCGGAGGCGGCCGCAGCACGCGACAAGTTCATCTCCGAGGCGGTCGTCACCGGCGAGCTCGAGCACCCGAACATCGTGCCGATCTACGACCTCGGCGCCAACGCCAAGGGCGCTCTCTTCTACTCGATGAAGCGGGTGAAGGGGACGCCGTGGGACGAGGTGCTCACCAAGAAAACCCTCGCGGAGAATGTCGGCATCCTGATGCGCGTGGCCGACGCGGTGGCGTTCGCCCACGCCGGCGGAGTGGTGCACCGCGACCTGAAGCCCGAGAACGTGATGCTCGGCGATTACGGCGAGGTTCTCGTGATGGACTGGGGCCTGGCGCGCGTGAACGAGTCGTTCCGCAGCGCCGGCTCGGTCGTGCAGAGCGACAGCCTCGGCGGGACGCCCGCCTACATGGCGCCCGAGATGGCCCGCGGCCCGGTCGAGACGATCGACGCACGCAGCGACATCTACCTGCTCGGCGCCATGCTGTTCGAGGTCGTCACGGGCGACCCTCCGCACACCGGCAAAGACGTGATGCAGTGCCTGATGGCGGCCGCTCGCAACGAGATCGTCGAGACCGACAAGCGGGGCGAGCTGATCGAGATCGCCCTGCGGGCGATGGCCACAAAGCCCTCCGACCGCTACCCCACGGTCAAGGCGTTCCAGGCGGCGGTCGAGCGTTACCAAGCCCATTCGGAGAGCCTCGCGCTCACCACCAACGCCCAACGCAACCTCGAGCTGGCCGCCGAGAGGGCCGACTACGAGATCTTTGCCCGCGCCTTGTTCGGCTTCGAAGAGGCGATCGCCCTGTGGGAAGGCAACACCCGGGCCGCGACGCTCGCGAACGACGCCCGCCTCGCCTACGCCCGCTGCGCCTTCGGCAACGAAGACTACGACTTGGCGGCCTCGCTGCTGACGACCGACGGCGAGCCGACCGACGAGGCGGCTTCGCTGCTCGCCGAGGTCAATCGGGCCAAAGCCGAACGCGCGGCGCGACAGCGTCGGCTGCGCAACGCCAAGCTGCTGGCCCTGGGCCTCGTGCTGCTGCTTATCGGCGGCGGCACATACTCGTACCTCGAAATCAGCAAGCAGAAAAACGAGGCGGTCGCCCAGCGTGAGCGGGCCGAGGAAAACGCAGAGCTTGCCCAGAAGAACGAGGCCGAGGCGGTTGCCCAAAAGAACGAGGCCGATCGGCAGCGAGGCATCGCCGACGACAACGCCGAGAGGGCTAGGCTGAACGCCGAGCAGGCCGAGCGAAACGCGGAAGAGGCTAACCGCCAACGCCTGGTCGCCGAGCAAGAGGAGGCCAAGGCGGTGGCGGCCGAAGAGAGCGAACGCTACGAGGCTTACGTCGCCCGCATCGGGTTGGCGGCGGCCAAGATCGACGAGAACGCTTTCGACTACGCCGCCGACTTGCTCAAAGACTGCCCCGCCGAGCTGAGGCACTGGGAGTGGGGCCGGCTGCGCTACCTCTGCGATCTCGACGAACGCACGTTCACACTGCCGGCGCCAGCCGACGCGGTCGCCTACTCGCCCGATGGCTTGCGGGTCGCAAGCGGCGACTGGTCGGGGCAAGCCGCGGTGCGCGACGCCGCTACGGGCAAGGTGCTCCTCGCCTTCAGGCAGGGGCAATACGTCCACGCGGTCGCCTTCTCGCCGGATGGCCGCTGGCTCGCCACGGGCAGCAGCGACGGCAAGGCCCGCGTGGTTGACGCCGCCACGGGCGACATCGTTCGCACCCTCACAGGCCACGACGAAGCCGTGCTCACCGTGGCGTTCTCGCCCGATGGGCTTCGGCTCGCCACAGGAGGCTACGACAACACCGCGCGGGTTTGGGACCTGGCCACGGGCCGGCAGACCGCCAAGCTCGAAGGGCACAACTGGTGGGTCTGGGACGCCGAGTTCTCACCCGATGGCCAGTTCTTGGTCACCGCCAGCCAAGACGGCAAGGCGATCGTCTGGCGCCGTTCCGGCGCCGATAGCGGGCCGTTCGACGAGCGCGCCGCCGAATTCGATGGTCACAGCGGGCCGGTTTACGCCGCGGCGTTTTCGCCGACCGGCGACCGAGTCGCCACGGCGGGTTACGACGGCGCGGTGTGTGTTTGGGATCCCGAGCGGGTCAGGCCGGTCGACATCGACCGTCGCCTCGACGGCCTGCCCGACCCGCCGCACGATTACCTGCGGATCGAGGGCCACGACAAGGCGGTCCGCGCGGTCGCCTTCTCGCCCGACGGGCGCCACGTGGCGAGCGGCTCGCACGACAACACCGTCAAGCTGTGGGACGCCAGGACCGGCGCGCCGATTAAAACGCTCCGTGGCCACGGCGGCCGCGTGCGCGGCGTCGCCTACTCCCCCGACGGTTCGCACGTCGCCTCGGCCGGCCACGACGCGCGAATCCGTGTGTGGGATGTAGCCGCCTACGCCGAGTCTCGCGTGATGCGGGGCAAGGTGCTCGACGGGCACGCCGACGCCGTGCTAGCCGCCCGTTTCTCGGCGGACGGCTCGCAAGTGCTCACCGCCAGCCGCGACCGCACCGCCGTGCTCTGGGACGCCGACTCGGCGGAGCCGCTGCGAGGATTCAGCGAGGGCCACGAGTTCCTCGCCTCGTCGGCCGTCATGTTCGATGGCGGGCGGATGCTGGCCACGGGCGCAGGGGACAACACGGTCAGGCTGTGGAGCGTCGCGACCGGGGCCGAAACGCAGGCGCTCACCGGCACGGGCCGCAGCGGCGCGCTGGCCGTGTCGGCCGATGGCCGCACGATCGCCACGGGCGGACCGAATCGCGGGGTCAGGCTGTGGAACACCGGCGGCGAACTCCAGGAGTCGCTCGCCGGGCACGAGGCCGATGTCACCGCGGTCGCTTTCTCCGGCGCCGACCTGCTCGCCACGGGCGACGAGCGGGGACGCATACTCCTTTGGCGACAGGCGAGCGAGGGTGGTTGGCGCCAAGAGCGTGAGTTGGTGGGCCACAGCCGGGCGGTCACGGCGTTGCGATTCACCCCCGGTGGCGAGCGTCTCGTCTCGTCGAGCGGCGACCTGACCTGCGCCCAATGGGACCCGAGCACCGGCCGCGAATTGCTGAGCCTCGTGCTGAAACACCCCGATTGGGTTTCGGCGCTCGACCTCTCTGCCGACGGCCGACTGGCCCTGACCGCTTGCGACGACGGGGTGGCGCGTTTGTGGCGACTCGACGACGGCCGACTGCTGGCCGAGCAACCGCTCAAGCTCCCCTCGGGCGAGGCGGCCGTGTTCAGTGCGGTCGATCTGGCGGCAAACGGCCGGCGAGCGCTGCTCACCTCGGCCGCCGCCGCGGCGGTTTACGAATGGCGCCTCGCGCCCGGCGCCGAAAGAGCTTTTGAACAGTTGATCGATTTCGATCAGGGCGCCGGTTACGTGTGGGCCGCCCGCTACGCCGGCCAAAACGAAGAAGACCGGGGCGACGGCGGCGCTCGGAGAGTGATCACTGTCGGGGGCAACGACGCCCGTCTCTGGAGGCTCGACCCGTTGCAAATCACCATGCGTTTCAGCGCCCACGGCGCCGTGGCGTCGGCCGATCTGTCGCCCGACGGGCGCCGCGTGGCCACCGGCAGCTGGGACCAATCGGTCAAGCTGTGGGACGCCGCCACGGGCTCGGCGCTGCTGAAACTCAACGACGCCCACCAGGGCGGGATCAACGGCGTCCGGTTCTCGCCCGACGGCTCCGAGCTGCTGACCTGCGGCGACGACGGCGTGGCGCGTCGCTGGGACGCCTCGACCGGCAAACGCAACGGGCCCGAGCTGCGAGTCCATCGCGGCCGCGTGCTCGACGCGATCTACTTCCCCACCGGCGACCGGGTGCTCACGGTCTCGGCCGATGGCGCCGCGGCGATCAGCT
- a CDS encoding PKD domain-containing protein produces MPSKPAAWFGRRVRPTRPPGDRADALVVRRLEPRRVLDATLTNVVVPNTALEGDTVEVSAEATGTGDLQFEWTILQAGVVIETSNDAAFRFTPIDDGIYRTRVVVTDSTGASDLVTDSVRVGNVAPALENVTADDIDENGVTTLSGDIVDPGLADSFTLTVDWGDGTVETFNYAAADRSFSETHQYLDDNPSGTQVDPVTIRLTVEDDDGGVGEASVAIEVSNLPPELADVSATDADENGVATLSGVIVDGGTLDTHTLRVDWGDGTVETFSYAAGERAFSETHQYLDDNPTGTATDPVVIRLLVLDDDLDRGLASTTINVANLPPTLQGIGATDVDENGSTTLTGVIVDPGSLDTFTLTVDWGDGSTETFLYSAAERAFSETHKYIDDNPSGTPVDSYTITLTVTDDDTGTDSASVMINTSNLPPVFDPIADPTVDEGAVFTLTPEVMGALAPIVSFTDPGTNDTHTATIDWGDGSAAEPLVVTESGGAGFLSGEHIYSDNGDYTATVTLTDDDGGVAVAALTVHVENVAPTLVLTDEPFTINEGETLDLTALGVFSDPAFDTETFSYTIDWGDGTQDAPRPPESTVNGSEGTPTTGALAASHFYTDNDTDEELLGETVKDNTYTVTVTLTDDDGGVTVETIEVTVLNVNPMLDPVAATDVGGDGKTTLTLTFEDPGADDFVVLVDWGDGAGFTPEETIAGPTPQTVVIEHTYTGPPDPLNPSADIVITVKVQDDDFGSTALQVGESNLESVAIKNSGIEDNTVVFVLATGGGPAELPQREVVALPPERVSDVDLESRSASEGAARSDASVASERYLELVVVYPDGTEGEGHRLKTESLDDLPALFRTLPENRYRVYVVRTENSSRRLVIDVYVRSGRLIDPSDDSDGARDRPPTSEVGESQLEQPSTPPADSPADEDPSQQPPEAAPIESIPFPAQGAEAAEGASEASAAPLVAAAALAPIAIDRSRANRAWAQRLDRALAGRDAKAQWARFRRVWRRANRQPRP; encoded by the coding sequence ATGCCCTCAAAACCCGCCGCCTGGTTCGGCCGCCGAGTGCGTCCCACGCGTCCGCCCGGCGACCGCGCCGACGCCCTGGTCGTCCGCCGGCTCGAGCCACGCCGCGTGCTCGACGCCACGCTGACGAATGTGGTCGTGCCCAACACGGCGTTGGAGGGTGACACGGTCGAGGTCAGCGCCGAGGCGACCGGCACGGGCGACTTGCAGTTCGAGTGGACGATCTTGCAGGCGGGCGTTGTGATCGAGACGTCCAACGACGCCGCTTTCCGGTTCACCCCCATCGATGACGGCATCTACCGCACCCGGGTGGTCGTGACCGACTCGACCGGGGCGAGCGACCTAGTGACCGATTCGGTGCGTGTCGGAAACGTCGCCCCGGCACTCGAGAACGTGACGGCGGATGACATCGATGAGAACGGCGTGACCACGCTTTCCGGCGACATCGTCGACCCCGGCTTGGCCGACAGCTTCACCCTCACCGTCGACTGGGGCGACGGCACGGTCGAGACATTCAATTACGCCGCCGCCGACCGCAGCTTCAGCGAGACGCACCAATACCTCGACGACAACCCCTCGGGAACCCAGGTCGATCCGGTGACGATCCGGCTGACGGTCGAGGACGACGACGGGGGCGTGGGCGAAGCTAGCGTCGCGATTGAAGTATCGAACCTGCCGCCTGAACTTGCGGACGTCTCAGCGACCGATGCCGATGAGAACGGTGTCGCGACCCTCAGCGGCGTGATCGTCGACGGCGGGACGCTCGACACCCACACGCTCCGCGTCGATTGGGGCGACGGCACGGTCGAGACTTTCAGCTACGCGGCCGGCGAGCGCGCCTTCAGCGAAACGCACCAGTACCTCGACGACAACCCGACTGGCACGGCGACCGACCCGGTCGTGATCCGGCTCTTAGTGTTGGACGACGACCTCGACCGCGGCCTCGCTAGCACGACGATCAACGTGGCGAACCTGCCGCCGACGTTGCAAGGCATCGGGGCCACCGATGTCGATGAGAACGGCTCGACCACCCTCACCGGCGTGATCGTTGACCCGGGCTCACTGGACACGTTCACTCTCACCGTCGACTGGGGCGATGGCTCGACCGAGACGTTCCTCTACTCGGCAGCCGAGCGTGCGTTCAGCGAAACGCACAAGTACATCGACGACAACCCGAGCGGCACGCCGGTCGATTCGTACACGATCACACTCACGGTCACGGACGACGACACCGGGACCGATTCGGCGAGCGTGATGATCAACACCTCGAATCTGCCGCCGGTTTTCGACCCGATCGCTGATCCCACCGTGGACGAAGGCGCGGTGTTCACGCTGACTCCCGAGGTGATGGGCGCGTTGGCGCCGATTGTCAGCTTCACCGATCCGGGGACCAACGACACCCACACCGCCACGATCGATTGGGGCGACGGTTCGGCGGCCGAGCCGCTCGTGGTCACCGAGTCGGGTGGCGCTGGCTTTCTCAGCGGCGAGCACATCTACAGCGACAACGGCGACTACACCGCCACAGTCACCCTGACCGACGACGACGGCGGCGTGGCTGTCGCGGCGTTGACGGTCCATGTGGAGAACGTGGCGCCGACCCTCGTGCTCACAGACGAGCCTTTCACGATCAACGAAGGCGAAACGCTCGACCTCACGGCGCTCGGCGTGTTTTCCGACCCGGCGTTCGACACCGAGACCTTCAGCTACACGATCGACTGGGGCGACGGCACGCAAGACGCCCCGCGACCGCCCGAGTCGACCGTCAACGGATCCGAGGGCACGCCGACAACCGGCGCCCTCGCCGCGAGCCATTTCTACACCGACAACGACACGGACGAAGAACTGCTCGGCGAAACGGTGAAGGACAACACTTACACGGTCACGGTCACGCTCACCGACGACGACGGCGGCGTGACCGTCGAGACGATCGAAGTGACGGTGCTCAACGTCAACCCGATGCTCGACCCGGTCGCCGCGACCGACGTCGGTGGCGACGGCAAGACGACGCTCACACTCACGTTCGAAGACCCCGGGGCCGACGACTTCGTGGTGCTTGTCGACTGGGGCGACGGCGCCGGGTTCACGCCCGAGGAGACGATCGCCGGGCCGACTCCGCAGACGGTTGTCATCGAGCACACGTACACCGGCCCCCCCGACCCGCTGAATCCCTCGGCCGATATCGTGATCACCGTGAAGGTGCAGGACGACGACTTCGGCTCGACCGCCCTGCAGGTGGGGGAGAGCAATCTCGAGTCGGTGGCGATCAAGAACTCCGGCATCGAGGACAACACGGTGGTGTTCGTGCTCGCGACTGGGGGCGGCCCCGCGGAATTGCCCCAACGCGAGGTCGTCGCTTTGCCGCCCGAGCGCGTCAGCGATGTCGACCTCGAGTCGCGTTCCGCGAGCGAGGGCGCCGCCCGGTCCGACGCCTCGGTCGCCTCGGAACGCTACCTCGAATTGGTGGTCGTTTATCCCGACGGCACGGAGGGCGAGGGGCATCGGCTCAAGACCGAGTCGCTCGACGACCTGCCGGCTCTGTTCCGCACCTTGCCAGAGAACCGCTACCGGGTCTACGTGGTGCGGACCGAGAACAGCTCACGCCGGCTGGTGATCGATGTCTACGTCCGCTCGGGCCGGCTGATCGACCCCTCGGACGACTCCGACGGCGCCCGCGACCGACCGCCCACCAGCGAGGTTGGCGAGAGCCAGCTCGAGCAGCCCAGCACCCCGCCGGCCGATTCGCCCGCCGACGAGGACCCCTCCCAACAGCCGCCGGAAGCCGCGCCGATCGAGAGCATTCCGTTCCCGGCTCAGGGGGCCGAAGCCGCCGAAGGGGCGTCCGAAGCGTCGGCCGCCCCGCTCGTCGCCGCAGCTGCGCTCGCGCCGATCGCGATCGACCGCAGCCGGGCCAATCGCGCTTGGGCCCAGCGGCTCGACCGCGCGCTGGCGGGTCGCGACGCTAAAGCCCAGTGGGCTCGCTTTCGCCGCGTTTGGCGTCGAGCGAACCGCCAACCCCGCCCCTGA
- a CDS encoding integron integrase: MASIYRAPEAGAIIAQPPRLLDAVREALRAKHYAYRSEQAYVYWARRYILFHDKRHPREMGGPEIERFLTHLAVQQNVSASTQTQALCALLFLYKHVLKIDLPSLDAVRARRPKRLPVVLAQCEVSRLLDTVQGAHGTHRLMASIMYGSGLRLMECCRLRVKDVDVVRRQLILRQAKGDKDRAVPLAESVFSAVERQIAWRSELHASDLERGVARVDLPSAFERKSPSAAQSLAWQFVFASEQLSRCPRTGRLGRHHLHETSVGTAVRKAARRAGIRKRVTCHTLRNSFATHLLESGSDIRTVQELLGHNDVSTTMVYTHVLQRGACGVRSPLDSLSVATS; the protein is encoded by the coding sequence ATGGCGTCAATCTACCGTGCCCCGGAGGCTGGAGCAATTATTGCTCAACCGCCGCGTCTTTTGGACGCTGTGCGAGAAGCCCTTCGTGCGAAGCACTACGCCTACCGATCTGAACAGGCCTACGTCTATTGGGCTCGCCGCTACATCTTGTTCCACGACAAGCGGCATCCGCGTGAGATGGGCGGGCCGGAGATCGAACGGTTTCTGACCCATCTAGCGGTGCAGCAAAACGTGTCTGCAAGCACTCAGACCCAAGCGCTATGCGCGCTGCTGTTCCTCTACAAGCACGTGCTCAAGATCGATTTACCCTCGCTTGACGCGGTCCGAGCAAGGCGGCCAAAGCGGCTTCCTGTCGTGCTTGCCCAATGCGAGGTATCTCGGCTCCTCGACACGGTGCAAGGAGCCCACGGAACCCACCGGCTCATGGCTTCGATCATGTATGGCAGTGGCCTGCGGCTGATGGAATGCTGTCGGCTGCGGGTCAAGGACGTTGACGTCGTTCGTAGGCAGTTGATCTTGCGACAAGCGAAGGGGGATAAGGACCGGGCAGTCCCGCTTGCCGAGTCGGTCTTTTCCGCAGTCGAGCGACAGATCGCTTGGAGGTCGGAGCTGCACGCGTCAGACCTTGAACGTGGCGTCGCCCGTGTTGATCTGCCGTCCGCATTCGAACGGAAGTCTCCGTCGGCCGCCCAGTCGCTGGCGTGGCAATTCGTGTTCGCATCCGAACAGTTGTCTCGATGCCCTCGAACGGGTCGGTTGGGCCGCCACCATCTGCACGAGACGTCGGTTGGGACTGCGGTCCGTAAGGCGGCTCGCCGCGCTGGGATTCGTAAGCGGGTTACCTGTCACACCCTGCGGAACTCGTTCGCCACGCACCTGCTCGAATCGGGTAGTGATATCCGCACAGTGCAAGAATTGCTCGGACACAATGACGTTTCAACAACGATGGTCTATACCCATGTCTTGCAGCGAGGCGCCTGCGGTGTGCGAAGCCCGCTAGACTCCCTCAGCGTCGCAACGTCTTGA
- a CDS encoding DUF4240 domain-containing protein, with product MTESEFWQVVSLFDWDKTGDDEAVLEPACVALSEKGPDSITQFEDILAAKLHAIDTRRHCKACYAGELDPDNGDDYISADDFLYQRCVVVANGRDFYNDVLDNPSEFPQGMEFEALLSLGPNSFERAAGNEFDHCTAVSYESFQNHEGWATTAETKPGKYTGDGIPPGNRRPT from the coding sequence ATGACCGAATCGGAATTCTGGCAAGTCGTATCTCTCTTCGACTGGGACAAGACTGGCGACGACGAAGCAGTTCTGGAGCCCGCGTGCGTGGCACTGTCGGAAAAAGGCCCCGACAGCATCACCCAATTTGAGGACATACTGGCAGCGAAGCTTCACGCAATAGATACACGTCGCCACTGCAAAGCCTGTTATGCTGGTGAACTCGACCCAGACAATGGTGACGATTACATATCTGCAGACGACTTCCTCTATCAGCGGTGCGTCGTTGTCGCAAACGGGCGAGATTTCTACAACGACGTACTTGACAACCCCAGTGAGTTTCCGCAGGGCATGGAGTTTGAAGCCCTTTTGTCGCTCGGGCCGAATTCGTTCGAGCGTGCTGCAGGAAACGAATTCGATCATTGTACTGCAGTAAGCTACGAGAGCTTTCAGAATCACGAAGGCTGGGCAACAACGGCAGAAACGAAACCCGGCAAGTATACCGGTGATGGTATTCCGCCCGGAAATCGACGACCAACTTGA